A window of the Kosakonia radicincitans DSM 16656 genome harbors these coding sequences:
- a CDS encoding DUF4752 family protein produces the protein MEAFKDYGFLDWTMLAQLSLIWFYMAFKSGQWLVNFAVRKGWRWWNRKDAKMIAIDAIYEAFNADKIAPGESIIAKMESGLIIQILREKRDA, from the coding sequence GTGGAAGCATTCAAAGACTACGGGTTTCTTGACTGGACGATGCTGGCTCAGTTATCGCTAATTTGGTTTTATATGGCGTTCAAATCCGGTCAATGGCTTGTCAATTTTGCAGTGCGGAAAGGCTGGCGATGGTGGAACCGCAAGGATGCAAAAATGATAGCTATTGACGCGATATATGAAGCTTTTAACGCCGATAAAATTGCGCCTGGCGAAAGCATAATAGCCAAAATGGAATCTGGGCTAATCATTCAGATTCTGCGGGAGAAGCGCGATGCCTAA
- a CDS encoding helix-turn-helix domain-containing protein, whose amino-acid sequence MKNIELNDRIRQRRTELEMSQQKLADAVKVSHVTVFKWENGETQPRGKNLFTLSKALKCSPTWLLYGDEDQTPLPPAEIPTELDDRQLKLLELFDSLPESEKDRQLAELEQKVDDFNALFEELLAARKKISKK is encoded by the coding sequence ATGAAGAACATTGAACTGAATGACCGCATAAGGCAGCGAAGAACAGAGCTGGAAATGTCGCAGCAGAAACTTGCAGATGCTGTGAAGGTTTCTCACGTCACTGTTTTTAAATGGGAGAACGGGGAAACACAGCCCAGAGGAAAAAACTTATTTACTCTAAGCAAGGCATTGAAGTGTTCCCCCACCTGGTTGCTTTATGGCGATGAAGATCAAACCCCATTGCCTCCCGCTGAGATTCCTACAGAACTGGATGATCGGCAGTTAAAACTCCTCGAGCTTTTCGATTCACTACCTGAGTCTGAAAAGGATCGCCAACTAGCTGAGCTTGAACAAAAAGTTGATGATTTCAACGCACTCTTTGAAGAGTTATTAGCAGCCAGAAAAAAAATATCAAAAAAATAA
- a CDS encoding replicative DNA helicase, whose product MSPQQLESIVLAGLINGGATPDAFDVIATTPDVAFSTSFYRRAFSEIKKQALTNGMIDLLFVSEALGGQGTLGNLAEICKQPATVANLKGYAGKMVKAWRSREMAKLLQEGADSIRNAINQEQRDLVTENAVAQLLDMTADTGDVQPVHISELLPAYMDTVQKRMDGDASVRNLLTGIDDLDHAMGGINTTDLIVVAGRPGMGKTEFTLNIVHSVTERRSGALIFSMEMQAGQIVERSLAGNGNMSVSRLRNPRDMDDEDWARLTNALTLLNDRDIWIVDATDLTIEQIRAIAETHKRRYPHLGMIAIDYMGLVKKPKAERNDLAIAHISRNLKTMAMRLHTPVFALSQLSRAVDARPAAQRRPVMSDLRDSGSIEQDADSILFLYRDEVYNPESPAAGVAEVILGKCRFAAAGTVIYQEFKNGHFLPMDQHVGKEKTRIQLEATKPRKQARKYSEKYRTDAF is encoded by the coding sequence GTGAGTCCACAACAACTGGAATCCATCGTGCTGGCCGGACTGATTAACGGCGGCGCCACGCCTGACGCGTTCGACGTTATCGCAACAACACCGGACGTGGCATTCAGCACGAGCTTTTACCGCCGCGCATTTAGCGAAATCAAAAAGCAGGCGCTGACTAACGGCATGATCGATCTGCTGTTTGTAAGTGAAGCGCTGGGCGGCCAAGGGACGCTGGGCAATCTGGCCGAAATCTGCAAACAGCCAGCGACCGTGGCAAACCTCAAAGGCTACGCCGGAAAAATGGTTAAGGCCTGGCGCAGCCGCGAAATGGCTAAGCTGCTTCAGGAAGGGGCCGACAGCATCCGTAACGCAATTAATCAGGAACAGCGTGATCTGGTTACAGAAAATGCCGTCGCGCAGCTGCTGGATATGACTGCTGATACTGGCGACGTTCAGCCTGTCCACATTTCTGAACTTTTGCCAGCGTACATGGACACGGTTCAGAAGCGTATGGATGGTGATGCATCGGTGCGGAATCTGCTTACTGGCATCGACGATCTTGATCATGCAATGGGCGGGATAAACACCACCGATTTAATTGTGGTGGCCGGTCGCCCGGGGATGGGTAAAACAGAATTTACGCTGAATATCGTCCATAGCGTTACAGAACGGCGTAGCGGGGCGCTGATATTCAGCATGGAGATGCAGGCCGGGCAGATCGTCGAGCGTTCACTTGCAGGGAACGGGAATATGTCCGTGTCACGTCTGCGTAATCCTCGCGATATGGATGATGAGGACTGGGCGCGCCTGACAAATGCACTCACATTGCTGAATGACCGCGATATCTGGATCGTTGATGCTACAGATCTGACTATCGAGCAGATTCGCGCTATTGCTGAGACGCACAAACGCCGCTACCCGCATCTGGGGATGATTGCGATCGATTACATGGGACTGGTTAAAAAGCCCAAAGCTGAACGTAACGATCTCGCTATTGCCCACATATCACGAAACCTCAAAACGATGGCGATGCGTCTGCATACGCCGGTGTTTGCCCTTAGCCAGTTATCACGTGCAGTTGACGCCCGCCCGGCGGCACAGCGCCGCCCGGTAATGTCCGACCTGCGTGATTCCGGCTCTATCGAGCAGGATGCCGACAGCATTCTTTTCCTGTACCGCGACGAAGTTTATAACCCGGAAAGCCCAGCAGCTGGCGTGGCGGAAGTCATCCTTGGCAAATGCCGCTTTGCCGCTGCCGGTACCGTAATTTACCAGGAGTTTAAAAACGGCCACTTCCTGCCAATGGATCAGCATGTCGGCAAAGAAAAAACGCGCATTCAACTGGAGGCCACTAAGCCACGAAAACAGGCGAGAAAATATTCAGAGAAGTACAGAACCGATGCATTTTAA
- a CDS encoding toxin YdaT family protein — MESLEELKREIFSWAAEYGQEYVAIEITRMWFRLGGNTGGVKLHQMEDANGLADWRAINNNRQQIFRWLRGDTKAARNKTLALAKAMEAALPAERYARLGMTTQYLICMAIKEFAAAIIALLLDARDRPQQVARALQAMQETQRLTSV, encoded by the coding sequence GTGGAGAGCCTTGAAGAACTGAAAAGAGAGATTTTTAGCTGGGCGGCCGAATACGGCCAGGAATATGTAGCAATCGAGATCACCCGCATGTGGTTCCGTCTTGGCGGTAACACTGGCGGCGTTAAGTTGCATCAGATGGAAGATGCCAACGGCCTGGCCGACTGGCGCGCCATCAACAATAACCGACAACAGATTTTTCGCTGGCTGCGTGGTGACACGAAAGCGGCAAGAAACAAAACGCTGGCGCTGGCCAAAGCGATGGAAGCCGCGCTTCCGGCAGAACGCTACGCCAGACTGGGGATGACTACCCAGTATTTGATCTGTATGGCGATTAAAGAGTTCGCGGCCGCGATTATTGCGCTGTTGCTCGATGCCAGAGACAGACCGCAGCAAGTTGCACGGGCCTTGCAGGCCATGCAGGAAACACAGCGGCTGACCAGCGTTTAA
- a CDS encoding siphovirus Gp157 family protein has product MSNVTAIALANDYSSLLNLLETSDEFTPEMIADTLEGIEGQLGDKLDAVMVVARNNLGNAKTCEEEMKRLAERKKSFENKDKALRKYILSCLLEAGLDNLKTVKNTFTARKGSVSVVIDNEKLLPDEVVDVQTVITPDKKAIKEAIEAAEAAAAQITADGGEVPAELLNPVPGAHLETGERSLQVR; this is encoded by the coding sequence ATGAGCAACGTAACTGCAATCGCATTAGCAAATGACTACTCTAGCCTGTTGAACCTGCTGGAAACCTCAGACGAATTTACGCCGGAAATGATCGCCGACACGCTGGAGGGCATCGAAGGCCAACTCGGCGACAAGCTGGACGCTGTAATGGTCGTGGCGCGCAATAACCTCGGTAATGCAAAAACCTGCGAAGAGGAAATGAAACGCCTGGCTGAGCGCAAGAAGTCTTTCGAGAATAAAGATAAGGCTCTGCGCAAATACATTCTGTCATGCCTGCTGGAAGCCGGGCTGGATAACCTTAAGACGGTGAAAAACACTTTCACCGCCCGCAAAGGTTCGGTGAGCGTGGTGATCGACAACGAGAAGCTGCTGCCCGATGAGGTAGTAGACGTCCAAACCGTGATCACTCCTGACAAAAAAGCCATCAAAGAAGCGATTGAAGCGGCCGAAGCGGCGGCAGCTCAGATCACCGCAGACGGCGGCGAAGTCCCGGCAGAATTGCTTAACCCGGTGCCCGGTGCTCATCTTGAAACTGGCGAACGTTCGCTACAGGTACGGTAA
- a CDS encoding DUF7167 family protein — protein MRKFQVIIETPFAGGIIVEYFEIEDDASEKDIEDEAREIFLNNCNYGFHEVDINDEEAV, from the coding sequence ATGCGTAAGTTCCAGGTAATTATTGAAACGCCTTTTGCTGGCGGGATTATCGTTGAATATTTCGAGATCGAAGATGATGCGAGCGAAAAAGATATTGAGGATGAAGCTCGCGAAATTTTCCTCAATAACTGCAACTACGGCTTTCATGAAGTAGACATCAACGACGAGGAGGCCGTATGA
- a CDS encoding DUF2829 domain-containing protein, which produces MTQKFIGMKLINAYPMTRTAYNELRGWKLPADENGEDEGYLVEYLDGGKPNTDRFDGYISWSPKDVFDKAYRPVSGLSFGLAIEALKLGKRVARSGWNGKGMYLWLNRGAFAGEPPVSHIQGVSTAFFDAYEGNVFTRLPNINMCSADGSTVTGWLASQTDVLADDWIIIE; this is translated from the coding sequence ATGACACAGAAATTTATTGGCATGAAATTAATCAACGCATATCCGATGACCCGCACCGCGTACAACGAGCTTCGCGGCTGGAAACTTCCGGCCGACGAGAACGGTGAGGATGAAGGTTATCTGGTTGAGTACCTGGACGGCGGCAAACCCAACACGGATCGCTTTGACGGTTATATCTCATGGTCGCCGAAAGACGTTTTCGACAAGGCATATCGTCCGGTATCCGGCCTGAGTTTTGGCCTGGCTATTGAAGCGTTAAAGCTCGGCAAACGCGTTGCACGCTCAGGGTGGAACGGGAAGGGAATGTATCTGTGGCTTAATCGTGGTGCATTTGCGGGGGAGCCGCCTGTTTCACACATTCAAGGCGTCAGCACTGCTTTTTTCGATGCATACGAAGGCAATGTATTTACCCGCCTGCCAAACATCAACATGTGTTCTGCTGATGGTTCTACGGTCACCGGCTGGCTGGCGAGTCAGACCGATGTTCTGGCTGATGACTGGATCATTATCGAGTGA
- a CDS encoding Bbp16 family capsid cement protein, with the protein MFVDAQLEFSDAQAITASAASTNIIDFNPAFDYNTVIDAGAGEPTFLVVIPGVTFTAAGAATLTIELRSYANEDLSDTPTVIFTTTARALSTLVAGKPAAVVALPSAEYKRYLSLYYTVATGPFTAGNLDAFITKDAQTWRAYANNVEFAELNLSDSVEDSIGFDSTSVSVAVGDDVTVALELAGDSAVTVSSSATGVATATYSGGVVTVTGVAAGSAVITITKGTATATINVTVTA; encoded by the coding sequence ATGTTTGTAGATGCCCAGCTTGAATTTTCTGACGCGCAGGCGATCACTGCCTCTGCGGCCAGTACGAACATCATCGATTTTAACCCGGCATTCGATTACAACACCGTGATCGACGCTGGCGCAGGCGAGCCAACTTTTCTCGTCGTTATTCCCGGTGTGACATTTACCGCTGCCGGAGCCGCGACACTGACTATCGAGCTGCGTTCTTACGCCAACGAAGATCTGTCCGATACACCGACCGTTATTTTTACGACGACAGCCAGAGCGCTGAGTACGCTTGTTGCTGGCAAACCTGCCGCAGTTGTGGCGCTGCCGTCTGCGGAGTACAAGCGCTATCTGAGCCTGTATTACACGGTCGCAACCGGTCCGTTTACTGCTGGCAATCTGGACGCCTTTATCACCAAAGACGCCCAGACGTGGCGCGCGTACGCCAATAATGTGGAGTTTGCCGAGCTGAATCTCAGTGATTCTGTGGAAGACAGCATCGGCTTTGATTCCACTTCCGTTTCTGTGGCGGTTGGCGACGATGTGACTGTCGCGCTTGAGCTGGCGGGTGATTCTGCTGTGACAGTCTCCTCTTCGGCTACCGGTGTCGCGACGGCGACGTATTCCGGTGGTGTTGTCACCGTTACTGGCGTGGCTGCCGGTTCGGCCGTTATCACCATCACGAAAGGTACGGCCACGGCGACAATCAATGTCACCGTTACCGCTTAA
- a CDS encoding DNA-packaging protein produces MAAPKGNKFWLARSKHGRNPKFTDPEKLWDACCEYFEWVEKHPLWETKAFAFQGTVTKATLPKMRAMTLGGLFLFLDIDRKTWEAYSKKKDFLPVTTRVENLIYEQKFSGAAADLLNANIIARELGLTDKKSVEGDLDLTVKVKHFREKE; encoded by the coding sequence ATGGCCGCGCCAAAAGGAAATAAATTCTGGCTTGCCCGTAGCAAGCATGGAAGAAATCCAAAATTTACTGACCCGGAAAAACTATGGGATGCATGCTGTGAGTATTTCGAGTGGGTGGAAAAACATCCGCTGTGGGAAACCAAAGCTTTTGCATTTCAGGGCACCGTCACTAAAGCCACACTCCCAAAAATGCGCGCCATGACGCTTGGCGGCCTGTTTCTGTTCCTCGATATCGACCGGAAAACGTGGGAAGCCTACAGCAAGAAAAAAGATTTTCTCCCAGTCACTACGCGAGTGGAAAACCTCATTTACGAACAGAAATTTTCTGGCGCGGCTGCTGATCTTCTCAACGCAAACATCATCGCAAGAGAGCTTGGCCTTACGGATAAAAAATCTGTCGAAGGCGATCTCGACCTCACCGTCAAAGTAAAACATTTCCGCGAGAAAGAATAA
- a CDS encoding Ref family recombination enhancement nuclease produces the protein MTKDDKDWLSDVADLGCVVCRNLGFGASPAEIHHIRTGQGAGQRADHKKTLPLCPAHHRTGGYGVAIHAGQKHWEGLYGSELQLLDQVVAEVKVLRLCRV, from the coding sequence ATGACAAAAGACGATAAAGACTGGCTGTCTGACGTTGCGGATCTCGGTTGCGTGGTTTGCCGCAATCTGGGTTTTGGGGCATCACCTGCGGAAATTCACCACATCCGCACAGGGCAGGGCGCGGGCCAGCGCGCCGACCATAAAAAAACACTCCCGCTTTGCCCTGCTCACCATCGAACTGGCGGCTACGGCGTAGCCATTCATGCCGGACAAAAACATTGGGAAGGATTGTATGGCAGCGAGCTGCAACTGCTCGATCAGGTTGTGGCAGAAGTGAAGGTATTGCGCCTGTGCCGGGTTTAA
- a CDS encoding ead/Ea22-like family protein: MTNNDELAIKLKAAAEVAMDAWKKFLSLPDDVDLERGLSLDEFTLISYHNGASNPANILALLAERDAKDARIAELEELADLQRDKIKRLESDLWDEQHENVHYADAAELEIAALHDRITELEALATDYGMKFQRAQDDLKKMALMHRDGEARTVSVKLPKPHAHLIWIQAGRGPDDYWDDVEVSRSEKDRCCDGSERYPVYSIFEIQKACAAAGVKLVLSDVSFVADSRSVKLPKTMYTEFDDDDYCREVAVLDKQQVIDALVAAGIKLDVGE, from the coding sequence ATGACTAACAACGACGAGCTGGCGATTAAGCTGAAAGCAGCGGCAGAAGTAGCAATGGATGCATGGAAAAAATTCCTATCTCTCCCTGACGATGTGGATTTGGAGCGAGGATTATCTCTGGATGAGTTTACGTTAATTAGCTACCACAACGGAGCATCAAATCCAGCCAACATCCTCGCCCTGCTGGCAGAGCGTGACGCCAAAGACGCGCGGATTGCTGAGCTTGAAGAACTAGCAGACCTTCAGCGCGACAAAATAAAGCGTCTTGAGTCTGACCTTTGGGATGAGCAGCATGAAAACGTGCATTACGCCGACGCTGCTGAGCTGGAAATTGCTGCTTTGCATGATCGCATCACCGAACTGGAAGCGCTCGCCACTGATTACGGCATGAAGTTCCAGCGGGCGCAGGATGACCTGAAAAAGATGGCGCTGATGCATCGCGACGGAGAAGCGCGGACGGTGAGCGTTAAGTTGCCGAAGCCTCATGCGCATCTCATCTGGATTCAGGCTGGACGTGGCCCGGATGATTACTGGGATGATGTCGAAGTTTCCCGTAGCGAGAAAGACCGTTGCTGTGATGGCTCTGAGCGATATCCAGTGTATTCAATTTTTGAAATCCAGAAAGCCTGCGCAGCTGCCGGCGTCAAACTTGTTCTTTCCGATGTGTCGTTCGTGGCGGACTCACGCTCGGTGAAGCTGCCTAAGACCATGTACACAGAATTTGATGATGACGATTACTGTCGAGAGGTGGCGGTGCTTGATAAACAACAAGTTATTGATGCTCTCGTCGCCGCTGGCATCAAACTGGATGTGGGGGAGTAG
- a CDS encoding portal protein, with protein MSDMKIDKSETERIASILREQKSMETERSVFEQHWQEIAERILPRSAEFKGTRQKGGKRTEKAIDATGALALQKFGAAIESVITPRTQKWHTLSNEKFVNDEEVQRYFQDVRDILFRLRYAPWANFASQSHEHYISAGAFGTGCTFVDNVTGKGPRYCTYHLREIYFTENFQGMIDIVHRKYCMTARQAIQQFGEDALPSMVKTAAKSNPSQTFNFLHRVEPNDKRDVSRQDKEGMPFRSVHICLEGTKIVQEGGYWSQPYAISRYYTAPGETYGRSPAMVVLPDIKLLNEINRAIIEGAQMAVRPPMLLPEDGILQPFKMMPGALNFGGVGRDGKQLAMPLNTSTDFSVALTLAEQKRQTINDGFFITLFQILVDNPQMTATEAMLRAQEKGQLLAPTAGRIQAEFLGTLILREIDIAYQNGLLPEPPEQLVRANYEYDIEYTSPLVRLQMSEEATGIMNVINAAGTIGQFDQNLARTLNPDAALRFIAKASGAPVQIIKTEDEMAEQDAADQQQLQLQQLLAAAPVAATAAKDFAQANQIAQTPAPSPALQGG; from the coding sequence ATGTCCGATATGAAGATCGATAAAAGCGAAACTGAGCGCATCGCCAGTATCCTGCGCGAGCAAAAGAGCATGGAGACAGAGCGCTCTGTGTTCGAACAGCACTGGCAGGAGATTGCCGAGCGCATATTGCCGCGCAGCGCTGAATTTAAGGGAACCCGGCAGAAGGGCGGAAAGCGTACTGAAAAAGCCATCGATGCCACCGGCGCGCTGGCGCTGCAAAAATTCGGGGCGGCCATTGAATCAGTTATCACACCCAGAACGCAGAAATGGCACACGCTGAGCAACGAGAAGTTTGTGAACGATGAAGAGGTCCAGCGTTATTTTCAGGATGTGCGGGATATTCTCTTCCGGCTCCGCTATGCACCCTGGGCGAATTTTGCCTCTCAATCCCACGAGCATTACATTTCCGCTGGCGCATTCGGTACCGGCTGCACGTTCGTTGATAACGTGACGGGGAAGGGGCCGCGCTACTGCACCTATCACCTGCGCGAAATCTACTTCACCGAGAATTTCCAGGGGATGATCGATATCGTCCACCGGAAATATTGCATGACCGCGCGCCAGGCTATTCAGCAGTTCGGGGAAGATGCTTTGCCTTCGATGGTGAAAACCGCAGCCAAAAGTAACCCGTCACAGACATTCAATTTCCTGCATCGCGTCGAGCCAAATGATAAACGTGACGTGTCACGACAGGACAAAGAGGGCATGCCGTTCCGGTCTGTGCATATTTGTCTTGAGGGCACGAAAATTGTGCAGGAGGGCGGCTACTGGTCGCAACCCTACGCAATCAGCCGTTACTACACCGCGCCGGGCGAGACTTACGGACGTTCCCCGGCAATGGTTGTGCTGCCAGATATTAAGCTGCTGAACGAAATCAACCGGGCCATTATTGAGGGCGCGCAGATGGCTGTTCGCCCGCCGATGCTTTTGCCGGAAGACGGCATTTTGCAGCCGTTCAAAATGATGCCCGGCGCGCTCAATTTTGGCGGCGTGGGGCGTGATGGCAAACAACTGGCGATGCCGCTGAACACATCAACAGATTTCAGCGTAGCGCTGACACTGGCAGAGCAGAAACGCCAGACCATCAATGATGGCTTTTTCATCACGCTGTTCCAGATCCTCGTCGATAACCCGCAAATGACCGCCACCGAAGCGATGTTGCGCGCGCAGGAAAAAGGCCAGTTGCTGGCACCCACCGCCGGGCGAATTCAGGCCGAGTTTCTGGGGACGCTCATCCTTCGCGAGATCGACATTGCCTATCAGAATGGCCTGCTTCCTGAGCCGCCGGAACAACTGGTACGCGCAAATTACGAATACGACATCGAATACACCAGCCCGCTGGTGCGCCTGCAAATGAGCGAAGAGGCTACCGGCATCATGAACGTTATCAACGCCGCCGGCACCATCGGCCAGTTCGATCAGAATTTGGCAAGAACGCTGAATCCTGATGCGGCCCTGCGCTTTATTGCCAAAGCCAGCGGCGCACCAGTGCAGATCATCAAAACCGAAGATGAAATGGCTGAGCAGGATGCTGCCGATCAACAGCAGTTACAGCTTCAGCAGTTGCTTGCCGCTGCGCCGGTTGCCGCCACCGCTGCAAAAGATTTCGCCCAGGCCAATCAGATTGCGCAGACTCCTGCGCCTTCACCTGCTCTTCAGGGGGGTTAA
- a CDS encoding Cro/CI family transcriptional regulator: MLTQDAVNYFGSKAKLAKALGVSQPAVSRWGEHIPEKRAARLSLMTNGDLVYDPCEYQDLSKTDNAA; encoded by the coding sequence GTGCTAACTCAAGATGCGGTTAATTACTTTGGCAGTAAGGCCAAACTGGCAAAAGCCTTGGGCGTATCCCAACCGGCTGTTTCTCGTTGGGGGGAACATATCCCGGAAAAAAGGGCTGCTCGCCTTTCTCTTATGACTAATGGTGACCTCGTGTATGACCCTTGCGAGTACCAGGACCTTTCCAAAACTGATAACGCAGCTTAA
- a CDS encoding major capsid protein, which produces MPTLTGLPTLWDAAKLLDPDGSSANVAELLDQDNEMLWDCPFYEGNLPTGTRITTRTGLPAVYWRKLNKGIPESKATTAQVDETCGLLEARSQVDVRVANLNGNTAGFRLNQSKPFMESMNQKAQFQLLNGSLVGQPEAFLGLAPRFSDLSAPNADNIIDAGGTGDNLTSIWLVGWAPEKVYGVFPKGSKAGLTHRDLGEGDAFDDEGNRFRAYMDLYSWDLGLALHDWRYVVRIANIDVTALRTNANAGANLIKLMAIAEERIQSLVGVSPAYYMNRTLRAMLRLQLVDVVKNSTLTMEMAGGRRVMFFGEVPVRRVDQLKIGEAQVVAS; this is translated from the coding sequence ATGCCAACACTTACCGGCTTACCGACTCTCTGGGACGCAGCGAAACTTCTCGATCCTGATGGTAGCTCTGCGAATGTGGCCGAGCTGCTTGATCAGGACAATGAAATGCTGTGGGACTGCCCGTTTTATGAGGGCAATTTGCCGACCGGGACGCGCATTACAACCCGTACTGGTTTACCTGCTGTGTACTGGCGCAAGCTGAACAAAGGTATTCCGGAAAGTAAAGCAACTACGGCTCAGGTTGATGAAACCTGCGGTCTGCTTGAAGCCCGTTCGCAGGTCGATGTGCGCGTGGCAAATCTTAACGGTAACACCGCTGGTTTCCGCCTTAACCAGTCTAAGCCGTTCATGGAATCCATGAACCAGAAAGCACAGTTCCAGTTGCTCAATGGCTCGCTGGTGGGTCAGCCGGAAGCGTTTCTGGGGCTGGCGCCGCGCTTTAGCGACCTGTCCGCACCTAATGCCGACAACATCATTGATGCTGGCGGTACCGGGGACAACCTGACATCAATCTGGCTCGTCGGCTGGGCACCGGAAAAGGTTTACGGCGTATTCCCGAAAGGCTCCAAAGCGGGTCTGACTCATCGTGATCTGGGCGAAGGTGATGCCTTTGATGATGAGGGGAACCGTTTCCGCGCATACATGGATTTGTATTCCTGGGATTTAGGCCTGGCGTTGCATGACTGGCGTTATGTGGTGCGTATCGCAAACATTGACGTTACGGCCCTGCGTACGAATGCCAACGCAGGCGCAAACCTCATCAAGCTGATGGCTATTGCGGAAGAGCGCATTCAGTCGCTGGTTGGTGTCAGCCCGGCGTATTACATGAACCGTACGCTGCGCGCAATGCTTCGTCTGCAACTGGTGGATGTGGTGAAAAACTCCACTTTGACCATGGAAATGGCTGGCGGTCGTCGCGTTATGTTCTTCGGTGAAGTTCCGGTCCGCCGCGTTGACCAGTTGAAAATCGGGGAAGCTCAGGTAGTCGCCTCTTAA
- a CDS encoding DUF1367 family protein gives MAQYSFIKSAGGVLVPATPDAREFIEKKVRLGAVLYADFKQARNAAFHRKFFSLLNLGFEYWQPTGGAISPADKKLVRGYVQLVAHYAGHEETLEELADQYLREEAEKRAGNISAVKSFEAFRAWVTIQAGFYTEYRMPDGSTRKEPKSISFAKMDDIEFAQLYKSVLDVLWNFILFRNFPTQQAAENAASQLFSYAA, from the coding sequence ATGGCGCAGTACTCATTTATCAAATCCGCTGGTGGGGTATTAGTTCCCGCCACTCCTGACGCCCGCGAATTCATCGAAAAAAAAGTTCGCTTGGGCGCTGTGCTTTACGCCGATTTTAAACAGGCTCGCAACGCAGCATTTCACAGAAAGTTTTTCTCACTCCTCAACCTTGGTTTCGAATACTGGCAACCCACCGGCGGCGCAATCTCACCGGCAGATAAAAAACTGGTCCGGGGTTACGTCCAGCTTGTCGCCCATTATGCCGGTCACGAAGAAACGCTTGAGGAACTGGCCGATCAATACCTGCGTGAAGAGGCAGAGAAGCGCGCCGGTAATATCAGCGCCGTCAAATCGTTTGAAGCTTTCCGGGCATGGGTAACTATCCAGGCTGGTTTTTACACCGAATACCGGATGCCAGACGGCAGCACCCGCAAAGAACCCAAATCAATATCGTTCGCCAAAATGGACGATATTGAATTCGCCCAGCTTTACAAATCCGTTCTCGATGTCCTCTGGAACTTCATCCTGTTCCGCAACTTCCCGACCCAGCAGGCAGCAGAAAATGCCGCCTCTCAACTGTTCAGCTACGCAGCCTGA
- a CDS encoding Acb2/Tad1 domain-containing protein → MNEAKPQDGTTVKGYRTLTPGDIERMNRFKDISRHFCSLLDTEHECLVAEVVARGHKSETERAEALRCLAIARTKMQEACMWASRAVARPDADC, encoded by the coding sequence ATGAATGAAGCAAAACCGCAGGACGGCACCACGGTTAAGGGCTACCGCACTTTAACCCCGGGCGATATTGAGCGAATGAACCGCTTCAAAGACATCAGCCGTCATTTTTGCAGCCTGCTGGATACCGAGCACGAATGCCTGGTGGCTGAAGTTGTTGCGCGCGGCCATAAGTCTGAAACAGAACGCGCAGAAGCATTGCGCTGCCTGGCAATCGCTCGGACCAAAATGCAGGAAGCCTGTATGTGGGCGAGTCGTGCAGTAGCCCGTCCGGATGCTGATTGTTAA
- a CDS encoding helix-turn-helix domain-containing protein, whose product MPGLTRKKSAVLELIRTCSGGVTSAEVMYSLGMPRSTVFYVLDSLLKENLIFRAHNEIGRNSRRIYFSTPELAEQFGGKKAPMGKREDFFESCRRNSKNYMITQLLRGVRQPPTEENQ is encoded by the coding sequence GTGCCGGGTTTAACCAGGAAAAAATCGGCGGTGCTGGAGCTTATTCGCACCTGTTCCGGCGGCGTGACATCTGCTGAGGTGATGTATTCCCTCGGTATGCCGCGCAGCACCGTATTTTACGTTCTGGATAGCCTGCTGAAAGAAAATCTCATATTCCGCGCGCACAACGAAATAGGCCGAAATTCCCGGCGCATTTATTTCTCAACGCCAGAACTGGCTGAACAATTTGGCGGGAAAAAAGCCCCAATGGGCAAGCGTGAGGACTTTTTCGAATCCTGCCGACGCAACAGCAAAAACTACATGATCACCCAGCTTTTGCGGGGTGTTCGACAACCACCCACTGAGGAAAACCAATGA